GTCGATTTTAGCTGTTGTAGCCTCGGCATACGCACTGATAAGCTCTGCAGCCGATGCAAGACTGTTCGCGTCCTCCTCGTTTTTGTCCGCTTTAAATCCCGTAACGTTTGTGATTGTCACAACGGGAATGTTAAAGCTGTCGGCAAATCTTACAAAACGTGATGCTTTTTTGCACCCTGTAATGTCAAGCTCACCGCTTGCCGCAACAACTGCCGCGCTCTCACCGCCGAGTTTTACAAGTGCGGTCGCAACGTTCGGTGCAAAATCTTTTGAAAGTTCGAGAACGCTCGATGCGTCGCTGATTTCGTTTATAACCGTGCGGATATCGAGATTTTCTGTATCTGCCGAGTTTAAAACCTCGCTCGTTCTGTTGATGTCGTCATTCTCACCGCCAAAAGGCGATGCGCTCAAATTGTTATCGGGAAGATAATCGAGAAGCGCTTTGATTTTTTCAATGCAGTCGGCATCGTTTTCGCACACAATATGCGCCTTGCCCGACTTTGCACAAGCCGCCGCACCGCCGAGATTTTCCGCGGTGATGTCGGCATTTGTACTGCCCTTTACAACCTGCGGACCGTTCAAAAATACCGCTGTGTTCTTTTCTGTTACGAGCGTGAAATCGCAAAGCTGTGAATACGCCGCCGCAACACCGGCAAGCGGACCCATAACCGCTGAAATCTGCGGAACAACGCCCGAAATTTTTGCGCTTGTTTTAAGGATTTTTCCAAGGCCGTTTAAAGCGTCAAGCCCCTCGGAAAGCCTTACACCTGCACTTTCTGCAAGTGCGATAACGGGAACGCCCGTTTTGGAGGCAAGCTCCATAACCTTAACAATTTTTTCTGCGCCGACTTCGCCGAGCGACGCTCCGAG
This genomic stretch from Qingrenia yutianensis harbors:
- a CDS encoding acyl-CoA carboxylase subunit beta, which translates into the protein MHSLDTLRAEQEKILSLGGKARIEKQHSLGKMTARERINALIDEGTFVELDAFAGQRANIDYSDKTLAADGVVCGYGAVNNRQVCVFAQDYTVLGASLGEVGAEKIVKVMELASKTGVPVIALAESAGVRLSEGLDALNGLGKILKTSAKISGVVPQISAVMGPLAGVAAAYSQLCDFTLVTEKNTAVFLNGPQVVKGSTNADITAENLGGAAACAKSGKAHIVCENDADCIEKIKALLDYLPDNNLSASPFGGENDDINRTSEVLNSADTENLDIRTVINEISDASSVLELSKDFAPNVATALVKLGGESAAVVAASGELDITGCKKASRFVRFADSFNIPVVTITNVTGFKADKNEEDANSLASAAELISAYAEATTAKIDIIAGSACGGAYLALGSKYIGSDMTIAWPGSEISVLNSSACANIMFKDDIAESDDPQKERDAKIAEYKENSNAYSAAKRGYVDSIIEPALTRPVVISALEMLAGKRESGLSKKHKSN